One Aegilops tauschii subsp. strangulata cultivar AL8/78 chromosome 2, Aet v6.0, whole genome shotgun sequence genomic window, ATTCCATTTGTTTTGCCATGTACTTTACTTTATTAAAGCATCTGTTTATCATGATTTTTGCACAAGTTGTATCATCTTGATCTCCTCTCTGTATTTCGAAGTTTATCATGATCTGAAGCTGACCCTTCAAATTGGATGCAGAGGAGGTATGGCTGCCGCGCAATGATGCTGGAGACTGTTGCCGCAGTGCCGGGGATGGTGGGCGGCATGCTCCTCCACCTGCGCTCGCTCCGGCGCTTCGAGCAGAGCGGCGGCTGGATCCGCGCGCTGCTGGAGGAGGCCGAGAACGAGCGCATGCACCTCATGACCTTCATGGAGGTGGCGCAGCCCAGGTGGTACGAGCGCGCCCTCGTCATCGCCGTCCAGGGCGTCTTCTTCAACGCCTACTTCTTCGGCTACCTCATCTCGCCCAAGTTCGCGCACCGCGTCGTCGGGTACCTCGAGGAGGAGGCCGTCCACTCCTACACGGAGTTCCTCAAGGACCTCGACGACGGCAAGATCGACAACGTCCCCGCCCCGGCCATCGCCATCGACTACTGGCGCCTCCCTGCCAACGCCACCCTCAAGGACGTGGTCACCGTGGTGCGCGCCGACGAGGCTCACCACCGCGACGTCAACCACTTCGCATCGGTACGAATCCCACATCCTTTCTTGACCCCATTTCCTGACCAGTCCATGTGCATCTGTTTTGTGTGGATTGGTTCTGAATTTTCTGATGATTTTGATCTGTCGCATGTGTCGTGCAGGACGTGTACTACCAGGGTATGCAGCTGAAGGCCACCCCGGCCCCGATCGGATACCACTGAGGCTGGCCGTGTTCTGCTGAATTTTGCATCGCTActattactactactaccaagCAAATGAGTGTTTCGTTTTGAAGGCAGAGGAAATGAGAGCTCTTTAGCTGTATAGGATGTTGCAATTGTTGCTCGTTTGGTAACTATTCCGTACTGAGAAATAAGCAGTGTGCTTGTCAGTTACGTATCTAGGATATTGTTGAACCACCATGTCGCTCTAAGATGAACCTATTTGGCGTACGCCACGATGTCTTCGTTATCAGACCACCATTGATCTACCTCGCTATGTACATATCCCTTATTTGAAATATTCTTCCTTTTCCTTGCCACTGTTGCAGTTTCTGATCTGCAGTAGATCAGGTGTTTGTGGCTTGACTGAAAGCAATTGATGTCTTTTCTCATAGTCGGGCTTTGTTGGAGTTGTCACAGCATCTACAGCTGCACCCCTCCGGGGCGAACGGCCAAAAACCCGACTCGTCCGCCCGGTCATTGACCGGTCACAAAACCCCGATTCAACGGAACCCGGGCTGTCCGGCACCCTTCAAACACCGCATATTTTTAAGGGTAGTAGATATTAAAAGGCATGACGCGTTCATCATGTCGGATCCGGCCTAAGTTCGcccaccccaaaccctagccacttGCCACTCCACTTCCTCTCTTCCTCTCTGCCCCCTCCGATCCAATCATAGCTCATCTCCGGTGATCCCTGACATGGAGGGCAACGGATTCGAGTTTGGAAACTTCTGATGCGGGGAAGAGGAGTTTGTTGTCCACTTGGCTCGTCAACGATCCCAGAAGGAAACGAATCTGTCCCACGCTTCGCCATTCAATCCTTCCCATGGGAATCCATTGCTTCTGTGCAAGTGGGCACTAGCGGCTCGAGGCGGTCAACCGCGGAGGATCCAGAACTGGCGAGCAGAGGGTGGCAGGCGCTCTGCACCAGCCTTTCCCTGGCTGGTCGCAAAACCCCTATGGTGGGTCATCATAGCGGGAGGATTGGAGAAACCCCTATGGTGTTCTTGAGTTCTTAaactagctacggggtgtaacttgcccaaaagatctgaatccccctcctggacgcctcgggcctccttttatagacaaaggggttgccacagtggcacacaggaggtggaaaggtgtacagtggatgagtttATCCTCTGGCatcgtcggacaaacgcatttaatgtgctgccgacgtgcccctctcgctttatcggggacggcaaggaagcttgTCCCAGCTGCCGCCGCTTCGCCtggctccgacgcgcgtccgGGCTGACGAGGCGCTGAAGCGCCACGTTGGCTGGTTGCTGGGCTGGCgcagtggtggagccttcacgaatatctgcatgccaccacgcaggtgcttgctgagtcggcgTAGAgccgcatgctgccacgcaggtgcctgcccaattggttgagctagcagctgcatgggagcGGCGGTGGGgccttggcagacgtgggcctggccgCGACCTTgctggtgtcctcggcaagggtcttgccgggggcccggcaagggtcttgccgtggcaccgcggtcgtccccggcaaggcgcttgccgggggtctcgtgtaTTTCCTTGGCAAGTATCTTGCCAAGGGcctcgtcttctggttctcatctaatCTTGTatatttatgatcttgacaaagatctgcataccaccacggaggtgcctcccgagccttggttccaatgtagttgttggcggcgttggaacccttgggctcaagggtggctcgctctgccgGTGTTGGGCAAGCTTCCCCGGCCGcgatcttgccgggggagtccacctcgccccatTGCTCTTTTGTGTTTATTGGTCTTGGCGTTGTTTTGCCTGTCTTGTGCTTCTGTTCCTTCTCCCTGCCCTGCTCAGGGTGGCCgcaggcgcggctctgactgcccgtgcacaagtagaggggtacaaaggagagcccatacttttgtacaccgacaggagcccccaggcctgggccacacataagcgcaacgcgttgttgggccaggcccagaacggtgcgcgggcaggcggagCGGATTTTTACCGGAGTAACTTTtccgtccgctgcgcttccccacgacccgcgttgaacgcgcgacgtggaggat contains:
- the LOC109756954 gene encoding ubiquinol oxidase 1a, mitochondrial, which produces MSSRMAGSVLLRRAGAGASRLFATTPSPAARAVLGGGEGAWVRLMSTSAASQVKDEAAKAVKAEAAKGDGEKKEVAISSYWGIEQSKKLVREDGTEWKWSCFRPWETYTADTSIDLTKHHVPNTMLDKIAYYTVKSLRFPTDIFFQRRYGCRAMMLETVAAVPGMVGGMLLHLRSLRRFEQSGGWIRALLEEAENERMHLMTFMEVAQPRWYERALVIAVQGVFFNAYFFGYLISPKFAHRVVGYLEEEAVHSYTEFLKDLDDGKIDNVPAPAIAIDYWRLPANATLKDVVTVVRADEAHHRDVNHFASDVYYQGMQLKATPAPIGYH